In one window of Gopherus evgoodei ecotype Sinaloan lineage chromosome 9, rGopEvg1_v1.p, whole genome shotgun sequence DNA:
- the XPNPEP2 gene encoding xaa-Pro aminopeptidase 2 isoform X1 yields the protein MACLSVSQSEYIAERDARLAWISGFTGSAGTGVVTTKKAALWTDSRYWIQAERQMDCNWELQKIVWTDSIGEWLLQEIPAGENIGLDPFLFSIDLWNSYAHVLQGSSRTLVPIEDNLVDLVWGSQRPPLPTSEIYLLPETFTGSTWQEKVSGIRSQMEQHSRSPTAVLLSALEETAWLFNLRGDDISYNPVFYSYALLTTSDISLFVDRNRLSAEALQSLSALCPGPLCVQVEEYDQVRASVQAYAQGDVRVWIGTEYTTYGLYGVIPQDKLVESSYSPVMTTKAVKNTKEQALLKAAHVRDAVAMIQYLLWLEKNVPKGSVDEFSGARYVDKLRREKEHCRGASFETISASGLNAALAHYSPSNVSSRKLSVDEMYLLDSGGQYLDGTTDITRTVHWGEPTPFQKEAYTRVLMGNIDLARLVFPSETSGRMVEAFARQALWKVGLNYGHGTGHGIGNFLSVHEWPVGFQTKNVPLVKGMFTSIEPGYYQEGEFGIRIEDVALVVEAQTKHGAGEKAYLTFEVVSLVPYDRNLIDISFLSEDQIQYLNTYYETIRQRVGPELQRRQLEEEYEWLRRNTQPFSRGTLVATSLGTLAITSLVSTLLPDRQA from the exons ATGGCATGTCTCTCTGTGTCCCAGAGTGAGTACATTGCTGAGCGGGATGCACGGCTGGCATGGATTAGCGGCTTCACGGGATCTGCAG GGACAGGGGTGGTGACGACAAAGAAAGCGGCTCTGTGGACAGACAGTCGGTACTGGATCCAGGCTGAGCGCCAGATGGACTGCAACTGGGAGCTACAGAAGATAG TCTGGACTGATTCCATTGGCGAGTGGCTGCTCCAGGAGATTCCCGCTGGCGAGAACATTGGACTGGatcccttcctcttctccattG ATCTCTGGAACAGTTATGCCCACGTTCTGCAGGGTTCCAGCAGGACCCTGGTTCCCATCGAGGACAACCTTGTGGACCTGGTGTGGGGCTCGCAGCGGCCTCCTTTGCCCACCAGCGAGATCTACCTCCTGCCAGAGACCTTCACAG GGAGCACCTGGCAGGAGAAAGTGTCCGGGATCCGGAGCCAGATGGAGCAGCACTCTAGGAGCCCCACAGCCGTGCTTCTGTCAGCTCTGGAGGAGACGGCCT GGCTCTTCAATCTCCGAGGAGATGACATCTCGTACAACCCTGTCTTCTACTCCTACGCACTGCTGACCACATCAGACATCAG TCTGTTTGTGGACAGGAACCGCCTGAGCGCGGAGGCACTGCAGTCCCTGAGTGCACTGTGCCCGGGGCCCCTGTGCGTGCAGGTGGAGGAGTATGACCAGGTGCGAGCCAGCGTGCAGGCCTATGCCCAGGGAGATGTCCGGGTCTGGATCGGGACGGAATACACGACTTATGGGCTCTACGGAGTGATCCCCCAG GACAAGCTGGTGGAAAGCAGCTACTCCCCCGTGATGACGACCAAGGCAGTGAAGAACACCAAGGAGCAGGCGCTGCTGAAAGCGGCCCAC GTGCGGGATGCTGTGGCCATGATCCAGTACCTGCTCTGGCTAGAGAAGAACGTTCCCAAGGGGTCGGTGGATGAATTCTCCGGCGCTCGCTATGTGGACAAGCTACGAAG AGAGAAGGAGCACTGCAGGGGTGCCAGCTTTGAGACCATCTCTGCCAGTGGGCTCAACGCAGCGCTGGCCCACTACAG TCCATCCAATGTCAGCAGCCGGAAGTTGTCTGTGGATGAAATGTACCTGTTGGACTCTGGAGGGCAATATCT GGACGGAACCACGGACATAACCCGGACTGTCCACTGGGGAGAGCCTACCCCTTTCCAGaag GAAGCATACACGCGAGTGCTGATGGGCAACATCGACCTGGCCAGGCTTGTCTTCCCCTCTGAAACATCAG GGAGAATGGTTGAGGCTTTCGCACGCCAAGCCTTGTGGAAGGTTGGACTCAACTATGGCCATGGGACTGGCCATGGCATCGGCAATTTTCTGTCTGTCCATGAGT GGCCAGTGGGATTCCAGACCAAAAACGTGCCCTTGGTCAAAGGGATGTTCACGTCCATAG AGCCCGGTTATTACCAGGAGGGTGAGTTTGGAATCCGCATTGAAGACGTGGCACTGGTGGTGGAAGCTCAGACCAAG CATGGGGCGGGGGAGAAGGCCTACCTGACCTTCGAGGTGGTGTCTCTGGTGCCCTATGACCGGAACCTCATTGACATCAGCTTTCTGTCTGAGGACCAG ATCCAGTATCTCAACACGTACTATGAGACCATCCGCCAGCGTGTGGGGCCAGAGCTGCAGAGAcgccagctggaggaggagtaCGAGTGGCTGAGGAGGAACACACAGCCCTTCTCCCGGGGCACGCTGGTGGCCACCTCCCTGGGCACCTTGGCAATCACCTCTCTGGTGTCTACACTCCTGCCTGACAGACAGGCCTGA
- the XPNPEP2 gene encoding xaa-Pro aminopeptidase 2 isoform X3 → MACLSVSQSEYIAERDARLAWISGFTGSAGTGVVTTKKAALWTDSRYWIQAERQMDCNWELQKIVWTDSIGEWLLQEIPAGENIGLDPFLFSIDLWNSYAHVLQGSSRTLVPIEDNLVDLVWGSQRPPLPTSEIYLLPETFTGSTWQEKVSGIRSQMEQHSRSPTAVLLSALEETAWLFNLRGDDISYNPVFYSYALLTTSDISLFVDRNRLSAEALQSLSALCPGPLCVQVEEYDQVRASVQAYAQGDVRVWIGTEYTTYGLYGVIPQDKLVESSYSPVMTTKAVKNTKEQALLKAAHVRDAVAMIQYLLWLEKNVPKGSVDEFSGARYVDKLRRDGTTDITRTVHWGEPTPFQKEAYTRVLMGNIDLARLVFPSETSGRMVEAFARQALWKVGLNYGHGTGHGIGNFLSVHEWPVGFQTKNVPLVKGMFTSIEPGYYQEGEFGIRIEDVALVVEAQTKHGAGEKAYLTFEVVSLVPYDRNLIDISFLSEDQIQYLNTYYETIRQRVGPELQRRQLEEEYEWLRRNTQPFSRGTLVATSLGTLAITSLVSTLLPDRQA, encoded by the exons ATGGCATGTCTCTCTGTGTCCCAGAGTGAGTACATTGCTGAGCGGGATGCACGGCTGGCATGGATTAGCGGCTTCACGGGATCTGCAG GGACAGGGGTGGTGACGACAAAGAAAGCGGCTCTGTGGACAGACAGTCGGTACTGGATCCAGGCTGAGCGCCAGATGGACTGCAACTGGGAGCTACAGAAGATAG TCTGGACTGATTCCATTGGCGAGTGGCTGCTCCAGGAGATTCCCGCTGGCGAGAACATTGGACTGGatcccttcctcttctccattG ATCTCTGGAACAGTTATGCCCACGTTCTGCAGGGTTCCAGCAGGACCCTGGTTCCCATCGAGGACAACCTTGTGGACCTGGTGTGGGGCTCGCAGCGGCCTCCTTTGCCCACCAGCGAGATCTACCTCCTGCCAGAGACCTTCACAG GGAGCACCTGGCAGGAGAAAGTGTCCGGGATCCGGAGCCAGATGGAGCAGCACTCTAGGAGCCCCACAGCCGTGCTTCTGTCAGCTCTGGAGGAGACGGCCT GGCTCTTCAATCTCCGAGGAGATGACATCTCGTACAACCCTGTCTTCTACTCCTACGCACTGCTGACCACATCAGACATCAG TCTGTTTGTGGACAGGAACCGCCTGAGCGCGGAGGCACTGCAGTCCCTGAGTGCACTGTGCCCGGGGCCCCTGTGCGTGCAGGTGGAGGAGTATGACCAGGTGCGAGCCAGCGTGCAGGCCTATGCCCAGGGAGATGTCCGGGTCTGGATCGGGACGGAATACACGACTTATGGGCTCTACGGAGTGATCCCCCAG GACAAGCTGGTGGAAAGCAGCTACTCCCCCGTGATGACGACCAAGGCAGTGAAGAACACCAAGGAGCAGGCGCTGCTGAAAGCGGCCCAC GTGCGGGATGCTGTGGCCATGATCCAGTACCTGCTCTGGCTAGAGAAGAACGTTCCCAAGGGGTCGGTGGATGAATTCTCCGGCGCTCGCTATGTGGACAAGCTACGAAG GGACGGAACCACGGACATAACCCGGACTGTCCACTGGGGAGAGCCTACCCCTTTCCAGaag GAAGCATACACGCGAGTGCTGATGGGCAACATCGACCTGGCCAGGCTTGTCTTCCCCTCTGAAACATCAG GGAGAATGGTTGAGGCTTTCGCACGCCAAGCCTTGTGGAAGGTTGGACTCAACTATGGCCATGGGACTGGCCATGGCATCGGCAATTTTCTGTCTGTCCATGAGT GGCCAGTGGGATTCCAGACCAAAAACGTGCCCTTGGTCAAAGGGATGTTCACGTCCATAG AGCCCGGTTATTACCAGGAGGGTGAGTTTGGAATCCGCATTGAAGACGTGGCACTGGTGGTGGAAGCTCAGACCAAG CATGGGGCGGGGGAGAAGGCCTACCTGACCTTCGAGGTGGTGTCTCTGGTGCCCTATGACCGGAACCTCATTGACATCAGCTTTCTGTCTGAGGACCAG ATCCAGTATCTCAACACGTACTATGAGACCATCCGCCAGCGTGTGGGGCCAGAGCTGCAGAGAcgccagctggaggaggagtaCGAGTGGCTGAGGAGGAACACACAGCCCTTCTCCCGGGGCACGCTGGTGGCCACCTCCCTGGGCACCTTGGCAATCACCTCTCTGGTGTCTACACTCCTGCCTGACAGACAGGCCTGA
- the XPNPEP2 gene encoding xaa-Pro aminopeptidase 2 isoform X2: protein MACLSVSQSEYIAERDARLAWISGFTGSAGTGVVTTKKAALWTDSRYWIQAERQMDCNWELQKIVWTDSIGEWLLQEIPAGENIGLDPFLFSIDLWNSYAHVLQGSSRTLVPIEDNLVDLVWGSQRPPLPTSEIYLLPETFTGSTWQEKVSGIRSQMEQHSRSPTAVLLSALEETAWLFNLRGDDISYNPVFYSYALLTTSDISLFVDRNRLSAEALQSLSALCPGPLCVQVEEYDQVRASVQAYAQGDVRVWIGTEYTTYGLYGVIPQDKLVESSYSPVMTTKAVKNTKEQALLKAAHVRDAVAMIQYLLWLEKNVPKGSVDEFSGARYVDKLRREKEHCRGASFETISASGLNAALAHYRDGTTDITRTVHWGEPTPFQKEAYTRVLMGNIDLARLVFPSETSGRMVEAFARQALWKVGLNYGHGTGHGIGNFLSVHEWPVGFQTKNVPLVKGMFTSIEPGYYQEGEFGIRIEDVALVVEAQTKHGAGEKAYLTFEVVSLVPYDRNLIDISFLSEDQIQYLNTYYETIRQRVGPELQRRQLEEEYEWLRRNTQPFSRGTLVATSLGTLAITSLVSTLLPDRQA, encoded by the exons ATGGCATGTCTCTCTGTGTCCCAGAGTGAGTACATTGCTGAGCGGGATGCACGGCTGGCATGGATTAGCGGCTTCACGGGATCTGCAG GGACAGGGGTGGTGACGACAAAGAAAGCGGCTCTGTGGACAGACAGTCGGTACTGGATCCAGGCTGAGCGCCAGATGGACTGCAACTGGGAGCTACAGAAGATAG TCTGGACTGATTCCATTGGCGAGTGGCTGCTCCAGGAGATTCCCGCTGGCGAGAACATTGGACTGGatcccttcctcttctccattG ATCTCTGGAACAGTTATGCCCACGTTCTGCAGGGTTCCAGCAGGACCCTGGTTCCCATCGAGGACAACCTTGTGGACCTGGTGTGGGGCTCGCAGCGGCCTCCTTTGCCCACCAGCGAGATCTACCTCCTGCCAGAGACCTTCACAG GGAGCACCTGGCAGGAGAAAGTGTCCGGGATCCGGAGCCAGATGGAGCAGCACTCTAGGAGCCCCACAGCCGTGCTTCTGTCAGCTCTGGAGGAGACGGCCT GGCTCTTCAATCTCCGAGGAGATGACATCTCGTACAACCCTGTCTTCTACTCCTACGCACTGCTGACCACATCAGACATCAG TCTGTTTGTGGACAGGAACCGCCTGAGCGCGGAGGCACTGCAGTCCCTGAGTGCACTGTGCCCGGGGCCCCTGTGCGTGCAGGTGGAGGAGTATGACCAGGTGCGAGCCAGCGTGCAGGCCTATGCCCAGGGAGATGTCCGGGTCTGGATCGGGACGGAATACACGACTTATGGGCTCTACGGAGTGATCCCCCAG GACAAGCTGGTGGAAAGCAGCTACTCCCCCGTGATGACGACCAAGGCAGTGAAGAACACCAAGGAGCAGGCGCTGCTGAAAGCGGCCCAC GTGCGGGATGCTGTGGCCATGATCCAGTACCTGCTCTGGCTAGAGAAGAACGTTCCCAAGGGGTCGGTGGATGAATTCTCCGGCGCTCGCTATGTGGACAAGCTACGAAG AGAGAAGGAGCACTGCAGGGGTGCCAGCTTTGAGACCATCTCTGCCAGTGGGCTCAACGCAGCGCTGGCCCACTACAG GGACGGAACCACGGACATAACCCGGACTGTCCACTGGGGAGAGCCTACCCCTTTCCAGaag GAAGCATACACGCGAGTGCTGATGGGCAACATCGACCTGGCCAGGCTTGTCTTCCCCTCTGAAACATCAG GGAGAATGGTTGAGGCTTTCGCACGCCAAGCCTTGTGGAAGGTTGGACTCAACTATGGCCATGGGACTGGCCATGGCATCGGCAATTTTCTGTCTGTCCATGAGT GGCCAGTGGGATTCCAGACCAAAAACGTGCCCTTGGTCAAAGGGATGTTCACGTCCATAG AGCCCGGTTATTACCAGGAGGGTGAGTTTGGAATCCGCATTGAAGACGTGGCACTGGTGGTGGAAGCTCAGACCAAG CATGGGGCGGGGGAGAAGGCCTACCTGACCTTCGAGGTGGTGTCTCTGGTGCCCTATGACCGGAACCTCATTGACATCAGCTTTCTGTCTGAGGACCAG ATCCAGTATCTCAACACGTACTATGAGACCATCCGCCAGCGTGTGGGGCCAGAGCTGCAGAGAcgccagctggaggaggagtaCGAGTGGCTGAGGAGGAACACACAGCCCTTCTCCCGGGGCACGCTGGTGGCCACCTCCCTGGGCACCTTGGCAATCACCTCTCTGGTGTCTACACTCCTGCCTGACAGACAGGCCTGA